Genomic segment of Streptomyces sp. NA02950:
GGCTGACGCCGGGACGGATGGAAGTCGCCGAGCGTCCGGATGGGGTGACGGTGATCAACGATGCCTTCAACGCGAACCCCGACTCGATGGCGGTCGCCCTGGCTGCGCTGGCTGCCATGGCAGGCGGCGGACGCAGGACTGTTGCGGTTCTGGGCGAGATGCGGGAACTGGGTGCGGAATCCGCGGCCTATCACACAGAGCTGGGCCAGCTCGTTGCTCGGACCGGTGTCACGGACCTGATCGCGGTCGGCCAGGCGGAGGCCGCCCTCGTGTATGCGGCCGCTGTTGAGGGCGGCGTTACGACCGCACTGGTGCCAGACCGGGATGCCACCCTCGAATTGCTGCTTACCTATTTCCAGCTCGGAGACGTGGTGCTGGTCAAGGGAAGCCACGGCGTCGGCCTGGAGGACACCGCGATGCGGCTGACCAAGCCCGAGGCCACGGGAATCGCGGGCTGACCACACGGCCAGGCCATAGCCTCGAGGAGCCGCAGGGGACGCAATCGTTGGCCCGCCCAACACCACCAGTTCCAGCTCATCCTTCCGGGCGCAGAAGACCCCTTCGGTTGCCGCACCTGTCGGAGTCGGGAGCGAGCGGAACCAGCCGCAAGCAGTCCGATTTCGGTCGCTCAATCAAATGGACAACACGCTGCACCTTGCAGGCCAGCACCGTTGAACCAGCATCTCTTGGCGCGCCGAGACCAAGGGAAGGGGAGAGCGTTGGGGAAGCAGAGTAGGTGCGGGTCGACTGACACCACAACGGGGAAGCCTTGCCGAAAGCTAGCCATGGTGGGCTACTCCCGATGCCAAGATCACCGTGGGAAATGGAACAAACCGCAGGTGAAGAAGCAGAAGAAGCGCTGAGCGTAACGGTGCCCCTGCCGCTCGCGGCCGGGGCACCAACACCGAACCGCCCCGGACCGCAGTGGCACACCGTACATCCGCCGCACACAACCCTCCGCTCCTGTGTTCGGACCGTGGTGCGGACGCCCCGCCGCGTGCTGGTGAGCGCCTTCGACGGTGGATGCTCGCTCGTGTCCCTGTCGATCCCGCTGACCGCGTCATGCGGCCTGAGCGTGCTGAGCACTCGTTTCCAGGTGCTGTCCGCCGACCACAGCCGGTGGCGCTCATACATGGAGCGCGGGGAGAGACCCCCAGGATGTACCTCAGGCAGTCATCCAGCTGGCCGCGGAGACCCTGCCTGGTCGCCGTCGCGTCGATCCCGAGGTGGCAGACAGCCTGTTCGCGGCCGTACCACGCGCGATTGAAGCGTGCCGTCATGCGGCACTCCGCCGACGCGACCTGAGCGGGCAGCCCGTCCCCGCGCCGCATGCACCCGAGGGCGAGGAACTGCCTGTCCACCTGCGACGCACAGTAGTACAGCAGTTGTCGGGCGAGCAGGGATTCACGGCTGCCGTCGTCATCGTCGATGCCGCCCTGCCACGCGTTGGGGAAACGGCGTGAGCGAGGGAATTCGAGGCCACTCCCGGGAAGCTCGGGCCCAGGATTCGCGCAGTGCATCTCCGGCCATTTCCAGGCTGTTTCGCGACTCAGTCATTAATCACACTAATGGTTTCCATACTGTCAAGAGCGCCCTTTCGGGGGACGGCGGCTACTCCTCGTACCGTCTAGGATATCATCTGTTCTCGCTGGCCCGTGAAAGTTGCGCGCCAGAGTGAAAACGGGCGGGGTGTCGGGATGAGGATGACCAGTGACAGTCGATCGATGCTGGTCAGCAAGTGGAAGGTGGTTTGCGGTGAGCAGGATCCACAACGGCATGGCTGCCGGCACGATGACCGGAGCACAGTGGGTGAAGGCGTCCGCATGCGACGCGATCAACTCCTGCGTGGAGGTTGCAAGGGTCGGTGAAAACGAGATCGCGATGCACAACTCGCGATTCCCGGATGGTCCCGCACTCGTCTTTACGCGCGACGAGATCGCGGCCTTCTTCGAGGGTGTGACGAAGGGCGAGTTCAAGGCTATGACTGTCTAAAAAGTGTCGGCCATAGGTTGCCTTTGGCCAGGGGGCTGTTCATTCTTAGCGCGGGTGGGAGAGTCCCGCCCGCGCGAGGAGTGCACATGTCGGGTCAGATTCTGGCCTTGGTCGGGCGGCAGGGGGAGCCACCGCCGACCACACCGAAAGCAGCGGCGAAACTCGTCGGCGCTCTACTGCAGCACCTGCGTCAGGAGCGCAGGATGAACCAGAACGAGGTCGTGCGGTCCGTCTCGGGGTTCGGGTCTGTGCCCAAGCTCAGTCGCTACGAGAACGCCACCGTCACGCTCAAGGCGGAACACGTCTTCGCGCTGCTGCGCTTCTATCAGGCGCCGGAGGACTGCGTCAGGGAAGCGGAGATGCTCCTGCAGTGGCCTCACGAGCAGACGTGGTGGTCCTCCTTCGCGGACATTGCGAACTCCACGCTCATGTCCCTGTTCGCTCTGGAGTCCACGTCGAAGGTGGTCCAGGTGTACCAGGAGAACAATGTCCCCGGGATGCTCCAGACCGCGGGCTACGCCCGCGCCTTGATGGCGGACTTCGCCCAGGCACAGTTCGACCCCGAGACACGTCGCAAGTATCTCGCGGCCATCGAACGCCGTTTGGAGATGCGGCTTCGTCTGCAGCATCTGCTGGACCAGCCCAACGCGCCCATGTTCAGGGCCGTCATTGCGGAGTATGTGCTGGACAAGGAACTGGGCGGCGTGCTGGTCATGCGGGAGCAGCTGCGCCACTTGTTCACCGTCGCGGAGAACAAGCCCAACGTGCATCTGCGCATTCTGCCCGGGTCAGCTATGCGGCACGGCTCTCCGCTGCACCCCGCCATAACCCTGTGCAAGCCTCATGAGGGGAACGCCGGCCGATCCGTCTACCTGGAGGACAAGAACGTCAGCGGCCAGTTCCTCACCGACAGCGCGCAGATCGAGACCTTTATGGCGTCCATGGACTACTGGTGGCAACACGCGCTGTCGAAGACGGAGACTCTGCGTCGGCTCCAGCACTACATCGACCGGCTGGCCGACGAGCCCCAGGAGTAGTCCACGTCATCCGATGCGGGCGACCCCGCCGTACTCGATCCACTCCTCGCTTCGCTGCCGCGGAGCGAGATCGCTGTCCGGCAGCCAGCGCGATACTTCGACGGGCTCGGGGGCCTCCAGAAGGTCGAGGCCCTCGAAGAACCGGTTGACCTCGCTGATAGAGCGGACCTGTCCCCAGGAGTTATGGGTGATCTCCTGCATGAAATCGGTGATGCTGTGGCGGAGTTCCGGATCATCACTGGCCAGCTGCGAGATCACCAGGTAGCTGCCGGGCGGCAACTGCTGGGCGACTTTGCGCACCAGCCCCCAGGGGTCGTCATCGTCGGGGATGCAGTGGAGAACAGAGACGAACAGAGCGCCGACCGGCTGCTGCTCGTCGCGCAGCAGTCGTCGTACCGCGCTGCTCTCGAAGATCTTTGTGGTATCGCGCATGTCGGCGTTGAGGACGGCCGTGGTTGTCGGATCCTCCGCCAGCATAATTTCCCCATGGACGAGGACCACGGGGTCATTGTCGATGTAGACGACTTCACTGGCCGGATCGATGTCCTGGGCGACCTGGTGCACGTTTGGTCGTGTCGGAAGTCCGGAGCCGTGGTCGAGGAATCTGCGCACACCCTGTTCCCGGGCGAGATAGCGAACGGCCCTGATGAGAAAGGCCCGGTTGACCAGCGCCAATTCACGGGTACTGGGAGCTATGCGAAGTAATTCGTCACAGGCTTCACGGTCGACCTGATAATTGTCCGTGCCGCCCAGAAGGTGGTCGTACATTCTGGCAACACTTGGCCTGCTTACATCGATGATGATCCGCTCCCCACGCTCTCGGAAGGCACACGTCCCCCTTAGACGCTGCCGGTCTCCGAAGGCAGAGGTCCCATGCTAGAAGGATGAGCCGAGGCTGGGCTACCCGCATCCATCAACGGAGCACGTCATTTGATGGCATTTCAGTCGAGACTTGACTCACCACGGCTCCGGCGCACGCCAACCGCCTCATCAGGGAATACGACGCAGGCATATTTCATTGCGCTCGGCTGGGGAGCAGACTCCGCAGGGCACGGTGGCGCAGTAGCTCGAAGTCGGCCTTGGACAGGCCCATCGCGTAGCCGGCGTGGAGGGGAGACAGGCCAAGCTTGTAGCGGAGAACCAGGGCGTCCGCTTCGTCGCGGTCGAGTAGGTGATGAAGTCCGAGTGGTGAAGTGGTTCGACGCTCGGAGGCTCTGCGGGAGAGCAGATCCCAGGCGTGTGCGGCTGGCGAGGAGCTGCGAAGCGCCCTCTCCCATTGCTCGCCGAGATCGCGCAGGGCGGCGCGGGCGATGCTGACACCTCCGTGGCGGGATCCTGCGGTTGCGGTGCCGAAACGCCGGTAGACCGTCCAGCGGTCGCAGCAGAAGGCGTTGTAGGAGACCGGAAGTCGCTGGACGATTGACGGGTCCGTCCATGCGAGGTGCCAGTCGTTGAGTTCGGTGTCAGCGCGCAACCCCGGCGGGCTGGAGCGCATCAGCATGACGTTTCACCTCACAAGGGGTTGCTGGGCAGGACGGAGCGAAGCCCGGCACGCAAGCGCGACGGCGCGCAGGACACGGAGGCCGTCGGGTCAGGACGGCAGAGGGATCAAGCACGTCGGCTCGTTGGCCACTTCGCCGTGTTGGTGGCGGTGCGCCCTCGCCCGTCGAACGGGCGAGGGCTTCTTCACGCAGGTCGCAGTGTCAGGCGGTACGGCGGAGCTTCACATAGATGAAGCAGCTGCGGTCCGACACGGAGGCAGCCGTCATGCCCACCAGCACCTCCACCGGGAAGGGCTCCTTACGGACGGCCGCTGCGGCGAGGACGCCGATCAAGAGCAGAGAACTGAAGCGCAGAGTGAGCATCAAGACGCTGGAACTAGCGGTTTGCAGTAAGGCCGACAGCGGAATGCTAATCTCTGGCGCTGCTGGAAGGATGCTTGCGAGCTTCCAGCGGACGTGCTGAATCAATTTTCGCGCTCCTCGGTGCGTAGTTGAGATGGCACGAGGGAGGGGTCCCGAGTTGGTTGACGTCAGCCTCGGGACTCTTTCCGTGCCCAGTCGGACGCTAGTCGCATTACCTGCTTGCGGCGGGCACTTGATCCACATGAAAATGGAATCGGACATTCCCAATAGAGCGGTGGCGCCCCCTGGCGTTGACCGATTTCCGACACAGCAGACCACTCGCGTGAACAACGAGCGAAGCACACCTGGCAATTACGGTCAGAAATGGTCAGGTGGGCCTGAAAATCCCTCGCGCGTCACCCGAGGCCTGCCACCCTTTCGGGTGAATCGATGGCCTCAGTCACTTCGACTCCTGCAAACAGCGGATCCACCACCGGAAATCGTGTCGCCTCCCCAGGGCGGCCTCTTGGTCCGCACTCGTCGAATTCCTCCGTCTACGCACGCGGTTGAAGCCCGCCGGGTCCACATCTCCACTTCGGATTGCTGGCCAAGCCCTGTGCTTGAGCTTCCGCGACGGTGTCAGAGAACCCTTTGCCGGAGGCAGTCGTACTCCTTCCGGCGGGCCTCGGCCACCCGGCGAAGATGCGCGACGGTGTCGTGGCGCTGGTGGCAGTTCGGGGCACACTCGGCGGCCATACCCCGGCGGGTTGCCGGTAACTTGTGTGATCTCATCGCTCAGGCTGCCCGGGAAGGTGATCGCCTGGTTGTCCTCGCCGACCTCGCAGTCCGCGTCGGCCTCGTGCATCTGCAGGTCGAGTCCTCCGGGTGTCTGCTCGGGACCCGGCGAACCAGAGTCGGCGCCCCTGGCTCCCCACGCGAGCAGGAGCAGGTGCGCTGACCTTCTTGAGTGCGATCCCGCAGATCGTGTGTGAGGTACTCGATAAGTACGTCGTGGTCCGTCCAGCGTGCTCCGGCGAAAGTCAGACAACCCATAGATGTTGGTGTGCTTGGTGAAGCTCGCCATGTCCAGCCAATCGGCTCCAGAGCGAAAGATCAGCAGTCGGCGCAGCAGGGCTCTTCCGAGAGCCGCCACCTCCCGCCAGGCATATTCGAACCAGCTGTGCTCATGTGCGAAGGCCCGCTCACCCGGCGTTTGGGAGCGCCGGGTTCGAGAGGTGTAGCGCGGTTGCCCTGGTCGCCTCCGTCCCGCACTGGTTAATCACCGAAGATGCCGCGTCCTGCGGACCCTCAGTCGGTGCTGTCGAGTGATCTTCAGGTGGCGACCGCTACTACTTTGCCGACCCCTACTGAGGAGTGGCATGAGACTCAAGGCACTATGCGTCGGCGGCGCGGCACTCGCGGCCCTCGTCCTCCCGCTCACCCCTGCGTCGGCGACCCCAGGCGACATGGTGACGACCACGCTCACACAGGCGATCGCCGATTTGCCCGTCACGGCAGAGTCCCGTGACGGATACGAGCGCAGCAAGTTCCGGCATTGGGTGGACGTTGATCATGATGGCTGCGCCACAAGGGCAGAGGTGCTCGAAGAGGAGGCCGTCGAGCCGCCCGATGTCGGCCCCCGATGCAAGATCACCGGGGGAAGCTGGTTCTCGTGGTACGACGGCCGGCTAGTGGACGGGCCGACGAGCCTGGATATTGATCACAAGGTGCCACTCGCCGAGGCTTGGGATTCGGGAGCGTCGGCATGGACGGCGCAGGAGCGGCAGGACTATGCGAACGACCTGGGTGAACCGCGAGCGTTGGACGCGGTGAGCGCGCAGCAGAACAGGCAGAAAGCCGACCAGGATCCGACAACTTGGATGCCATCGGACCCCAGCGCGCACTGCCGGTACATTGCCGACTGGGCCGCGGTGAAGACCAGGTGGCGTCTCTCAGCGGACCCGGACGAGGTGGCAGCGCTCCAGCGGATCGCAGTCAGATGCCCGGATGAGGAGATCACCGTGGTACTGGCTCGCTGACGCCCTGCGCTACGCGCCCCCTCGCCATTCCCGAGGCCGATGAGGGGGCGTGTCGTCGCGCCCGATTCAGGCAACGCGAAGGTGGGCCCACAATCAGCAGTGCGGCCACCACCTTCGCAGGCCCTATCTCGCTGACGGCAGCCGGACGTCACGGAAGCTTCCAGAGCCAGCAGCCGACCGGTGGTTGTGTCCCAGAGTCGGTCGCCGCCGGTTCCGCCGGTGATGAGCAACCAACCCCGCGGGTGCGGGGACCAGTCCACGAGCCCGCCGGGAATCTCGGCCAGGCCGGGACCAACCCCGCAAGCGTGGGGAGTAGGCGGCGGTTGCCCGTCTGCCCCCTGATCGGAGCCCCCCGCGGGCGCGGGGAGCAGCCTACCTCGGCGGTCGGGCGTACTCGGAAGAAGGGACTAACCCTGCGCCTGCGAACAGCCCAACCGACTTGGTGGGAGGCGGTGTGGGTGGTACAGACGAACCCCCACTGGCTGGTGAGCACCACTCCCGGCAACTTCCCCCTGTGCCGCTCGAAAAGTTGTCGTCGCAGGTGGGAGTGGTACGGCCAGTCCGCTGGGATCATGTCCTCCGTGATCGTGCCCTTGCTGTACAAGGTGACCCGAAAGCTGCTGACTGTTCCATCGGTGCTCCTGCGTCACGGGGCGGCGAAGGACGCGGAACTGCTGGTGCTGCGGCACGAGAACGCGGTCCTGCGCCGCCAGTTGGCCAGACCGATGCGCTACGAGCCCGCCGACCGGTTCTGGTTCGCCGCCCTGTCCGGGCTGATACCCCGGCGCCACTGGCACCAGGTCTTCCCTGTCGCCCCCGACACCCTGCTGGCCTGGCATCGCAGGTTCATCGCCGCGAAGTGGGACTACACCGCGCGCAGGCGCACCGGACGCCCACCCACCACGGCAGCGATCAAGAGGCTCGTCCTACGGCTGGCCCGGGAGAATCCGAGGTGGGGGCACCGGCGGATCCAGGGGGAGCTGACCCGGCTCGGGCATCGGATGGCTGCGTCGACGGTCTGGGAGATCCTGCATGCCGCGGGCATGGATCCGGCACCGCACGGCGCAGGCCCCACCTGGCGCGAGTTCCTGACCACGCAAGCCGAGGGCATCATCGCGGCAGACTTCTTCCATATCGACACGGCGCTCGGCAAGCGACTGTACGCGCTGGTGTTCCTCGAGCACGGCACCCGGCACTGCACATCACCGGGGTCACCGCCCGCCCGACACAGGACTGGGCAGTGCAGCAGGCAAGGAATCTCACGATTGGCCTGGGCACACGCATCGATTCCCTGCACTTCTTGCTGCGCGACCGCGATGGCAAGTTCAGCCAGGCATTCGACGCGGTCTTCCAAGCCGAGGACATGGAGATCCTCAAAAGTGCGCCACAAGCTCCCCGGATGAACGCGCACTGCGAACGCATCATCGGCAGCATCCGACGCGAAGCCCTCGACCACGTCCTGATCATGAACGAGGCCCACGCCCGCCACGTCCTTGCATCCTACGAGCGGCACTACAACGAGCACCGACCCCACCAAGCCCGCAACCAGCTACCACCCGACGCTCACGAACAACCCGCCGCAGCACATGACCTCAGCACCCACAAAGTTGAGCGCGCCCGGATCCTCGGCGGCCTCATCAACGAGTACAGACATGCGGCATGACGTGCCGCGATGACTTTTCGAGCGGCACAGCATCCGCCGCTTCGCAGCCGAGCAGATCAAGCACGCGACCACCTTCCTGCAGTGGCTCGGTACCCGTGACAGCACCCTCTCGTCCTGCGGCCAACTCGACATCGACGCCTGGTTCGCGGACAACACCGAACACAGCCGCACCTGCCTGAGGCCCTTCCTCAACTGGGCCAGGAAGAGCCGCCGATGTCCACAGGCCCTGTCCATCCCCACCATGAAGATCTCCAGACGACCCGCGCTGAGCGAGGACGAGCGCCTGGCCGCACTTGGCCGACTGCTGACCGACGCAGACACACCGATGCGCCTCCGTGTCGCCGGCCTCATCTTTCTCCTCTACGCGCAGCCCCTGACCCGGATTGTCCAGCTCACGGTCGACGACGTGCTCCACGACGGAGAGACCACGCTCCTGCGGCTCGGGGAGCCCGCCTCTCCCGTCCCCGAACCAGCGGCAGCCCTGCTACTGGCCTACCTCGCAGACCGCGACAACATGAACACCGCCACCAACCATGCATCCCGCTGGCTCTTCCCCGGCCGCCGGGCCGGACGGCCGGCCCGTCCCGACCACATGTCCTCACGACTGCGGGAGATCGGCATCCCGGTCGCCGCCGCCCGCGGCGCCGCCATCCGACAACAACTCCTCGAACTACCCGCCCCCGTCGTCGCGGATGCCCTCGGCTACCACGACAAGACCACCAGCCGCATCCTCAGAGAAAGCGGCGGGACCTGGAGCCGATACGCCGCTGGTGATCACAGCCGGTCACCAGCGGGCTGGGCTCCCAAGGGAATCCGCGATAGTTGAATACGCCAGCTCACCAGTACCAAGGCCGTCGTCCCGGTCAGCCGTGGAAGGAGACTTCGAGTTCGAATTTTCCTCCGAGGCCGTCGATACGGCTCCGGAAGAGGGCCCGGGTCATGTTGTCGTCGAAGAGCGTGACCTTCCAGACGTCCTCCTCCGAGGGGTGCGGAATCTCGACGAGGTGCTTGTAGTTGAGGAAGCCGTCGGGATTTCCGTGTTCGTCGAATCTCCTGGTCCCCAACTCGACCGACAGCGTCTGGATCGGCAACGTCA
This window contains:
- a CDS encoding DUF397 domain-containing protein; the encoded protein is MAAGTMTGAQWVKASACDAINSCVEVARVGENEIAMHNSRFPDGPALVFTRDEIAAFFEGVTKGEFKAMTV
- a CDS encoding helix-turn-helix transcriptional regulator, with protein sequence MSGQILALVGRQGEPPPTTPKAAAKLVGALLQHLRQERRMNQNEVVRSVSGFGSVPKLSRYENATVTLKAEHVFALLRFYQAPEDCVREAEMLLQWPHEQTWWSSFADIANSTLMSLFALESTSKVVQVYQENNVPGMLQTAGYARALMADFAQAQFDPETRRKYLAAIERRLEMRLRLQHLLDQPNAPMFRAVIAEYVLDKELGGVLVMREQLRHLFTVAENKPNVHLRILPGSAMRHGSPLHPAITLCKPHEGNAGRSVYLEDKNVSGQFLTDSAQIETFMASMDYWWQHALSKTETLRRLQHYIDRLADEPQE
- a CDS encoding SAM-dependent methyltransferase, producing the protein MDVSRPSVARMYDHLLGGTDNYQVDREACDELLRIAPSTRELALVNRAFLIRAVRYLAREQGVRRFLDHGSGLPTRPNVHQVAQDIDPASEVVYIDNDPVVLVHGEIMLAEDPTTTAVLNADMRDTTKIFESSAVRRLLRDEQQPVGALFVSVLHCIPDDDDPWGLVRKVAQQLPPGSYLVISQLASDDPELRHSITDFMQEITHNSWGQVRSISEVNRFFEGLDLLEAPEPVEVSRWLPDSDLAPRQRSEEWIEYGGVARIG
- a CDS encoding HNH endonuclease family protein — protein: MRLKALCVGGAALAALVLPLTPASATPGDMVTTTLTQAIADLPVTAESRDGYERSKFRHWVDVDHDGCATRAEVLEEEAVEPPDVGPRCKITGGSWFSWYDGRLVDGPTSLDIDHKVPLAEAWDSGASAWTAQERQDYANDLGEPRALDAVSAQQNRQKADQDPTTWMPSDPSAHCRYIADWAAVKTRWRLSADPDEVAALQRIAVRCPDEEITVVLAR